In one window of uncultured Draconibacterium sp. DNA:
- the bcp gene encoding thioredoxin-dependent thiol peroxidase: MADLKVGDKAPDFEGKNQNGEKIALKDFAGKKLILYFYPKDNTPGCTAESCNLNDNYDTWLEKGFDVVGVSPDSEKSHQKFIEKFGFKFDLIADTEKEILEAYGAWGLKKNYGREYMGVLRKTFVIDEEGVIVEIFEKVQTKDHTNQIIESLNL, encoded by the coding sequence ATGGCAGATTTAAAAGTAGGAGATAAGGCACCGGATTTTGAAGGTAAAAATCAAAATGGCGAGAAAATCGCACTAAAAGACTTTGCCGGCAAAAAGCTGATACTTTATTTCTATCCGAAAGACAATACTCCAGGTTGTACGGCCGAATCGTGTAATTTAAACGACAACTACGACACATGGCTGGAAAAAGGTTTTGATGTAGTGGGAGTGAGTCCCGACAGTGAAAAATCGCATCAAAAATTTATTGAGAAATTTGGCTTTAAATTCGACCTTATTGCCGATACTGAAAAAGAAATTCTGGAGGCTTATGGCGCGTGGGGCTTAAAAAAGAATTATGGAAGAGAATACATGGGCGTATTACGAAAAACCTTTGTTATTGATGAAGAGGGCGTAATCGTCGAAATTTTTGAAAAAGTACAAACAAAAGACCACACCAATCAAATTATTGAATCGTTAAATTTATAA
- a CDS encoding SPOR domain-containing protein: MIFRKVLALLTIFSIFLFSSNNVFGGKQENPLSQAIRLYDEGKFGDAEVILKKMLDEKPDHLMVNYYYGACRTENGHYGTNEIIYLLNGSLGESPLKTDYYLAIQYHAKNRWDDALKYYTLFKNKTDETTAQEVGLAEKMQLCTEKINPFEQQEETEEIVKTAATDVMPSAVPRATEPEPFNPVIGGTVIASDLADSTQIIAANDSVVTDSTFNDSIVAEPVVITEPVEILTEPINFVVNAEITYPDTTFFKTKKGLKLYTEGTEKQEELEQTINNTDELRKKYGSTTSYTERQTLGKQILEKETSIFQLRAAAEELLLKSQQEENSYWQEASFEEIETFHKQTDDYLAAFNSQSIPEKPDSIILMAPSIAPANRVTSSETDDTTEDELIYKIQLGAYSRGLPAYVKRLFDKLSYIRKIENYTDENGIVVYTTGNLTSYDDAVKMQEQVRREGVEDAYVVPYFNGKRITLSEAKEIENDK; the protein is encoded by the coding sequence ATGATTTTTAGAAAGGTTTTAGCACTACTAACAATATTCTCTATTTTTTTGTTTTCGTCCAACAATGTTTTTGGAGGCAAGCAGGAAAATCCCTTATCGCAAGCCATTCGTTTATACGACGAAGGTAAGTTTGGCGATGCCGAGGTTATCCTGAAAAAAATGCTGGATGAAAAACCTGACCACCTGATGGTTAACTACTATTATGGTGCCTGCCGAACCGAAAACGGGCATTACGGAACCAACGAAATCATTTACCTGCTGAATGGAAGCCTGGGCGAATCCCCTTTAAAAACCGATTATTACCTGGCCATTCAGTACCACGCAAAAAACCGTTGGGACGACGCCTTAAAGTATTATACATTATTTAAGAATAAAACCGACGAAACAACGGCACAGGAAGTTGGACTTGCAGAAAAAATGCAGCTTTGCACTGAGAAAATAAATCCGTTTGAACAGCAGGAAGAAACAGAAGAAATTGTTAAAACTGCAGCAACCGATGTAATGCCATCTGCTGTGCCGCGAGCAACAGAACCCGAACCATTTAATCCGGTTATTGGCGGAACTGTAATCGCATCTGACCTTGCTGACTCAACCCAAATTATTGCCGCAAACGATTCGGTTGTCACTGACTCAACATTTAACGACTCAATTGTTGCCGAGCCGGTAGTTATTACAGAACCCGTTGAAATATTAACAGAGCCGATAAATTTTGTAGTGAATGCAGAGATCACTTACCCCGACACTACTTTTTTTAAAACAAAAAAAGGTTTAAAACTCTATACCGAAGGAACAGAGAAACAAGAAGAACTGGAGCAAACGATCAACAATACCGATGAACTGCGAAAAAAATATGGTTCCACAACGTCGTACACCGAGCGTCAAACACTGGGAAAACAAATTCTTGAGAAAGAAACAAGTATTTTCCAGCTACGAGCAGCAGCAGAAGAATTGCTGCTAAAATCGCAACAGGAAGAAAATTCTTACTGGCAGGAAGCTTCTTTCGAAGAAATAGAAACTTTTCATAAACAGACCGATGATTATTTGGCAGCCTTCAATTCACAATCCATCCCGGAAAAACCGGATTCGATCATCCTGATGGCGCCGTCAATTGCCCCGGCTAACCGAGTAACTAGCAGCGAAACCGACGACACAACAGAAGACGAATTGATCTATAAAATCCAGTTGGGCGCTTACAGCCGAGGTTTACCAGCCTATGTAAAACGATTATTCGACAAGTTATCCTATATTCGTAAAATTGAGAATTACACCGACGAAAACGGCATTGTAGTTTATACTACCGGAAACCTGACAAGCTATGACGATGCAGTAAAAATGCAGGAGCAAGTGCGCCGGGAAGGTGTAGAAGATGCCTATGTTGTGCCGTATTTTAACGGAAAAAGAATAACTTTGAGTGAAGCTAAAGAAATTGAAAACGACAAATGA
- a CDS encoding ATP-dependent Clp protease adaptor ClpS: protein MTQKETKKIPKGDFKEGVVEENFLTLHNDDVHTFDYVIDALIDVCKHGYEQATQCTMLVHYKGKCDVKKGVFDALKPLKDALIERELNATID, encoded by the coding sequence ATGACGCAGAAAGAGACAAAAAAGATCCCAAAAGGTGATTTTAAAGAAGGAGTTGTTGAGGAGAATTTCCTGACTTTGCATAACGACGATGTGCACACATTCGATTATGTTATCGATGCTTTGATTGATGTTTGCAAACATGGTTATGAGCAGGCTACACAATGTACAATGCTGGTGCATTACAAAGGCAAATGCGATGTTAAAAAGGGAGTTTTTGATGCACTAAAGCCACTGAAAGATGCACTAATTGAGCGCGAATTAAACGCAACTATTGACTAA
- a CDS encoding NfeD family protein has product MSILAIILLILLGLLLLLIEFAVIPGVTIAGIGGFLLLGGAVYVAFAEYGTLAGFITLAAVLILAPAMIYYFFKSRTGKKMILEKNIVGKVDLINREKIVVGETGKSIGRLAPMGKVKVNGEIVEAQSTGAFIDHNTEIRILKIESNKIIVEPLKK; this is encoded by the coding sequence ATGAGCATTCTTGCTATTATTTTACTAATTCTTCTGGGCCTGCTTCTGCTACTCATCGAGTTTGCAGTGATTCCGGGAGTTACCATCGCCGGAATTGGCGGTTTCCTTCTTCTAGGAGGAGCGGTTTATGTGGCTTTTGCGGAATACGGAACACTTGCGGGTTTTATAACACTAGCCGCAGTTCTTATTCTTGCCCCTGCAATGATTTACTACTTTTTTAAATCGCGGACAGGGAAAAAAATGATTCTTGAAAAGAACATTGTAGGAAAAGTTGACCTTATTAACAGGGAGAAGATTGTTGTGGGCGAAACCGGCAAATCGATTGGTAGATTAGCACCAATGGGAAAAGTAAAAGTGAATGGAGAGATAGTGGAAGCACAATCAACCGGTGCTTTCATCGACCACAATACCGAAATTAGAATTTTGAAAATTGAATCCAATAAAATTATTGTAGAACCTTTAAAGAAATAA